The window TTGGTGCCGCGCTGGGAAAATGGTGGACGCTCGGCCACATGGAGCACCTTGCCGTCCACATCTACAAGAGGGGTAtacaatatatgtatgtaaatgtGATAGGACGCGTCCACTGGCAGGGATGACTCACCATATTCCTTAACTTGCTTCTCGTCAGCTAGAACCCTGCCCTGGTAGATAATCCTCTGGTTCTCGGCGGCGATGTTGGTCTTCTCGGCAATCTGGTCCTTGAACTGTCGAATAGTGATCTGGAAGAAGGCACACATACGCACATATATAGAGGCTTCTAGACGCTGGGCCACACAACCTCAAAGATTCGGGCATTACCTCATTGTCGATGCTGAATTCGTGGGTGCGGGCATCTAGGGTCTTAACTTTCAGGTTTATAATCATTTTTGCAGTCTGAGCGCAACTTTTTGCACAAAATTTCGCTTTCCTCGccgtgcaaaaaaaaaaatgaaatgtgacAGCGGTCGGCGGGGCGCGGGACACTCGGTTTCGGCTGTCACTTTTCGTTTCCACGCAGTTTTTGCGTACAACTGCAGCTAATACCGATCGGCAAGCACCGAAACTACGAATGGACTCGAGGCGAGCAGTTATTTAGTTAAAAAGCGGCGGCGAAGGTTAAAATTCACTGGAATTTTTACAAAGTGTCTACTTTGGCATATGCAACTATCTATTAATTAATATCTACAGGCAAAAATATCGCTCAAACGTCAACAATAAACACCAATTTTCTATTCCAACAGCCAGCACTCTTCCTCAAGTTAAACGTATTCGATTCGCAAAAACCAAGGTGGATTTTGTGAGGTTGATATTTATTgctgaaattttatttagtgCTGGTCGACCACTAAGCTTAGAATCATCGTTGGAAATATCGATGCATGCAGTTATTGACGGGGTCACACTGCCGCTGGCCAGTAGGCTTGGTCACACTCCACCCGATGAAAAATTGGCTTGGTTCCAACCAGATCAGAACGTATTTATTCTCTTTCAACAATTCTACAAAACATTAATTTCCCTAACTTCTCAGTTATGATATTTTTCGATTCTGTTGAGCCCGTTATGGTTGCGATAAGGCGACTATCGATGTCACTGGTTGATAGTTTACCAACACTGTTTCGTTCTTTGGCGGGCTTTTCGAAATTCCGGATAAAAGTTTTAAGGAATAAGAATAAATTAGCCAAGAGGTGGAAATTCTCTGGCAAGAGGTGAGGCAGAGTCTCTAGAGATGGGATGCCTTGTATTCCCTCCTCCTTCATGTATAATCTTGTGGGTAAATTCGAGATATGAACTTAATAAAAACGTTTAAAGGACTGCACATGAGGGTTACAACCTCCATCCACCCTGAAAATGCCAAATCACCAACCTTTGCTCCCTTTGACTGCATCCTGTGGGAATTTTTTCGGCACTGCACATGAAAAGCGGCGTTTGAATAATAGGAAAAAGAAAACACGGAAAACTGGGGAAAGTCGGCCAAGACGCTAAGGTGGGGGCAACTTTTCGCTTTGAATATTTAAGCGGCGCtgtggcagcagcagaaggTGGTTCAGCAGGGGCAAAGTCAACCGCAGCTAACACAATTTTTCGCATACCCCTTGCCAGAAATGTGCGGAAATTTGATTTAATGTCTGCGATTGTGAGCCCTTCTTCTAAGGCCCCAAAGTGATTTCGACGGGCACTTGCCTTTGGAGATGCGATAAAAATCGGAGATGGCAGATTTTTgggtaattttttaaattttaaggtAAAAGGATAAGGGATGGTTGAAAAACTACACAGCTTATTTAGTAAAAGTCGTATTTAGTTAATAAATTTAGTTAGTTCTGATCTCCCAAAAAAGTTAGGCCACTTTTTCCtaagaaattataaataataattatagaaaTTTGTAACAAACTCTTCGCAGCCCAAGCACAAGTTTTACAATTTACAAATTGCTCTTAAATGGGCtgtaaaaaagttttaatgagtTTTCCACGCAGCAGCCTCTATATCTAAGTactgtgtatatattttttccaccCCCGCCGCTCTTGTCAACGATTCTGTTTatgcattttcattttcattatcatttttccattttttttttatttggggGCCACTACTCCCAGTTTTCCGTTTTCCATTTGTTATTACGCGAGCATTTTCCGTTActtttcatttcgtttttccccatttttggTCCTGTTTCCGAACTTTTCGCCCAAACAGCGGGCGtgtcattatttttttgttggcggGTCACAGGGAAGGTGGGAGCGAAGGTCGCTTAATGAAATTATATCAATCGAGGCGATCAGCCAGCCACCCCTTAAGGTCCTGACCCTGGCAGCTGGCAAATGACATTTGCTTTTTCCAattgttaatattttcattaagCATTAAGGCATTTGAATTTCTCCGATTGTGACTCGTAGTCCTTTCTTGTAAACCGGAATCGGAATCAAGTTGAACTCCCGCCCATCCGCACGGCATGATTCCATTTCTAATTTCGGTCTGGTCAAGAACAGGACCCCGGAGCAGGTCTCACGTCAAATTAAATCAAGCAAGCTAATATAAAGAAAATTGAAGCCAAGTCCCCTTTGTGCCATAAAGCACCGAGAGCAAAGGAGCTTCCTCAGTATTCAGTGGGGCGGTGGAGGTGGAAGTGGAGCTGGGATGGAATGGCTTCTGGTGTGGGCACAGGGCTTGTGTGGTTGCTGCTGATTGGCAATATAACACCCAAGCATTCATACAGGACCATCTTTTATTTTAAGggattaataaaaaaaacttgttgtgtctatttatttatttaaaaattatatataaattatataatatatattattcttTTCAGAATAACTTACTTTCGAATAGTGTTGAAGAGAAGAAATAGCCATGTAGCTATGACTTGCTATTGCCAGTAAATAATTTTGAGCTGCTAAATGGCAACTGTGCTGGCTCATAAATACAAGCGCCAACTAGAGCTCCAACCGAGCTGGCCGAGAATTTATTGGCAACACTTAATCTAAGCTGTCAATGTGGATGCAACAGTAGCAGTACCAGCTccaaataacaacaacaacagtaatTGGGGGAAACTATCGTAATTGTCGGGGATTACGGAAAAAAACGTAAAAGTGCAGAACGGCACGTGAATGCGGCCGTTACGTTCAGAATTGGCCAAAGTGAAGAAGTCGTAAAGTTTTAGTTGCATTCCGGCTTCTTGGCCCTCGAATGAGACGCTTAATTTATGTTTCAATTCCAATTAGCCAACGAGGCGCTGGCTTTTATGCTACTTTTCATTTGTTTCGCTCTCATATGCACTGGAAAAAAGGTATACTGTTGTCCAAACTTTCATTGTTTGCTTGAAAATCTTATTTCTTACTGTGTATTTTGGTAATTGACTTTCGGCCTGGCCCTGACGCGTCATTTGTAATTGTATATCAACACGaaggatgaggaggaggagtcagGGGTCGTGGGAGAGCCACGTTTATTAGCCATGGCCAAATGCAGCTAATTGAAGTTCAAATTGCGTTGGCGCAAGAGTCGAAGAGTCGAAGAAAGACGGCCAAAGGCGTCGAAAGGCCAGGGAAAAGGAAACCGTTGAAATGTAAGCACTCACATGTGATTCCTGTCAGTTCAATAAATCGTTAAGTCAGACGACAACGCAGACGTAAACGAAGACGAATCCACTTAAGACCACGTAagagccaaaaataaaaaaaaaagaagaaataatTCGAAAGCCAATTCAATACTCACAGCACACAATCGGCTAAGAAAAGCAGGGCCGATAGCCAGGGAAATAAAATCAAGCATAAATGCAATAATACAATTTatgtgccaaatttcatgAGGACCATAATGGACACACCCATGCACACCTTCTGTCCTTCTGCCATGATTTCTTCAGCACATATACGGAACCAACAAAGGTGACTTTCTGAAGTTCTCCTCGCAATCGATGTAATCGTAATCACATTTGGCGCCGAGATGTTGATGCCATTTGATATTTACGAGTGTGTGTCCATTTTCGTTGGGCTGAACTTTTCCAGCACCGTCACTCCGGTCGAGGCAACAATGTCCCAACACTTGGCCGAGTCCCATCCACCTCTCGGCCCTTCTATCATCATCCCCCATCCTCGTACTGGGCCAGTCTCCTTTGGCAAGTTAACAACATTTGCTTGACGTTTGCCAATTGCATTATGACTCAATTGTGAGTTGAACGATTTTATGGACGAGCTGCAGAATCAGAATCGGAATCAGACACAGAGAGGCAACTTCAAGTCGAGTGTTGGTCCATTGAGAatgaaacggaaacggaaacggaaacggaaacagaGTCTCTTGCCGGATAACTCTTATTGTGGCTTCAAAATGAGTGGGTGTATTGCAACATCTGTGACAATGTCTAGTTAGAAAATGTAACCCTTCAAAGTTTGAGATTTTAGCTTTaagattttttatattttttaagttataataAGCTTAACCTTAAACCTTTAACCAAAAGTCATAGAGTCTTCTGAAGAGTCACTTTACTTTATTGGTGCGAAAGCCAGAAATAAACTCACAATCAGGTggaatataatatatacaatgtttatgtttatttactTATCAGAAACTGAGGCACTTTAAATTGAAGAGCATGAAGAGCAGCCGAACCCAGAAAGCCGAAAGCGAAAATGCATTAACAATTTTCCAGCGGCGTTAATGCATCTCCGATGGGCCATAAATTGCGCTGGCCTTTATGGAGGTTTGGTTGTTTGGATATTCGGATGACCGTGAGCCCAGCACTTGATGGCACTTCTGCGGTGAGCTGCTGCGAGGAAAGAGTACTATCGCTGCCCCGGAATGCGGAGCAAGTGCGGCGACCTCAGCCGGGTTCGGGAGCATTATGCAATTGCGAGAAGTGTAACTAGGTCGTCGACACGCCCTTTCTACGGACTGTTGGCTGTCACTCCGAGCCGGGGCAATTGTGAATTGATTTGCCACGATCGAGGGCTAGAGAAATGGATTTCTGAAAGTCACGCAAAGCTGGCCGAAAGCCACAAACAAGTTTGCCAGTGCGAGGGCGATTATGAGTAATTGCTGGCCTATATATGGTCCGTTGGCTAATCCAGTCAGCCACAGTTACCGCACTTGCCCCACAGAATCAACATGTCTCAGTTCCTCAGCCTTGCCGCCAGCCTGCTGCTCCTTTTGGCTCCCACATGGGCAGGAATCATCGCCCAGCCGGCCATCAGCTATTTAGGAACTGGGGACGAGCACGCAGTGGCCCACACCCAGCACAATGTGGTGCGCAGCTTCGATGGCACCGTCTCCCACTACGCCAAGTCGGTGGCTACACCTTTTTCGCAGGTGCACAAGCAGGACACCAGGATTAGCAATAATGTCTACCAGCCGACGGTGGCCAAGGCCTTCTCCTATGCCCCAGCTTCGACTCCTGTTGCGATTCACGCCGAGCCCTCGAATCTGTTCACTCAGGCGACTCCAGTGGCTCCCGTTTACCACCAGCCAGCTTATGTCCAGGCTCCGGCTGTTTACCATCAGCCTACCCATGTGGAGGCTCCGGCTGTTTATCACCAGCCAGCTCATGTCCAGGCTCCGGCTGTTTACCACCAACCTGCTCACATCCCCAGCACCGTGGTGGGTCACCAGCCCGCTGTGATCCACTACTCCCCCGCTGAGACCGTGTCGCACATGAGCTTCGATGGATTTGGCACTCACTACGGTTTCTAATTGCTCTCTAAGTAATAGTCTATTATATAAATGTTTAAGTATTTGTTTcaataataaacaataaaagagTGTATTATAATCCTTATTCTATTCCTCTGATGATCAGATTTCAGTGGAGCCCCATTCATCTTTGTAATTGCTTCCATTATCAACATCGCATCATCATGTCCATTCCACTTGAAAAAAAGGGCTTCCATTGACTCGTTTTCTCTTGGATTTCCGCTTATCACCCACGTCCAGAGGCAGCGTAAACAAATCATAAAAATCCACAGAAAGTGCACACTACAAATAGCCCCAAGTAGGACATTAGCTGGGCTCCTTACAAGGGTTCGTGCTTTTCAGCTTTTCCAAGTGGGTTGAGGACGTGATTTGTGCAGCGCAAACTTAAAAATCGGACATGGTAGCTACGTGACTCGCATTGCAAtccaaggaccaaggacctaGGACACAAGAGCAGTGGAAAGGATCCGAAAAGGAGGCGCCATGAAATGGCAGGGCTTATGAACTAATAAGATTTTTCTCATCCTCGTAAATTATGCACATTGGAGGGCATCGAGTGTCGTAATCGAAGATTGAAATCAAATTTTTGCAGCCTCAttaattttacataaaaaaaattgtaaaaggaAATTGAAAAGTAGCCACGTTTTTTTCCCATAGTTTTTGAAATGATAGCTTCATTAGCCAGCCATCAAAGTAATGGCCAAAATGATTACCCCAAAAAGCGGTCAGAAACTTGGCTCTGTCcaaacaaaattgaaaaagtaaGGCAAAGGCAACAATTTGCAAAAATGGAGCCATAAACTCTGCTTAAATGCAAAAAGTCCTGCATCCTCTAGGACCTCCAGAAGCCAGCCACCGCCCCTTCTATCTGCTGGCGATTCTATCCGCCACTTGAGTGCTAAAAGGCGCaatgataaaatattttccgTCCGTGGCAAGTAAATTTGTTGGCTGAAAAGTTGCAACAGCTAACAAAATGCAAAAGGGAGCAAAAATAAACTCGAGATGAAGAAAGGCCGAGCCGCTAgttgttggtttttgtttagCCGTTGCGGTTAAAGTTTCCCCCATCCCGGGCCACTTCTCTGTCATCCACATCCAGGATCCTTCGTCAGAGGAAAAGttggcaaaataaaaatgcccAGTCAGACGTATTTATCAAcataattacattttttaatggCCTTTGAAACCGCAAAATGCCAACAACCGCTAAGCGAGAAAAAGATGTTCTGCAAAACACAAGAAGTTTTATAAATGGGAGGATCCcattcaaaaattttgaaaaatacatGCAAGGACAACATGGACCCcaacgatggctgtatcttggccaatttccatccgattcttgatcggataccttaaacgatttgtagatagattctccatcattctgcattaaaatctagaaacaaaatattttttcgattttttttttaaatttccagGGGGCCCCCAGCGACGGCTTTaccttggccaatttccatccgattcttgagcgaaaatttataatttttataattagggttttttttatttaagactTTCAAGTGTTTTCGTTTTAGTTTTCGTTTTAGTAGTGAGTTTTACGATtaattttagtattttttgaaCCTCAAGCAGAGGGTATCACAGAAAAATCTCAAAACAATTGTACTCTTGCTTGTACTCTTCGTTCTCAGCTAAAAAATTTCAGTATAATAAATATGATCAGTCAGAGCCAGTGTTTCGCATTCATTGGCACCGGAATGATGTGGCGCGCTCTGTTCTCGATCGCCTTGATCGTCGGAGTCTGCGGTTCTCATATGGAGGGACCATCCATTCGCAGAAGGGAGCTTCACGAACCGAAAATTAATTTGAACGAGTATCCCAGTTATGAAGATATAATAAAGTTCTTGAGGGATTTCGCTTGGGTTCACAGAAACCGGATCCATCTGAGAAATGTGGGACAATCGTACGAGAACCGGACGCTACAGGTGGCGGTAATTTCCAATGGGGACGGTAGACCGAATAAAAAGGTTATATTCATTGATGCCGCCCTTCTTGGGAGGGAGTGGCTCTGCCCCATCACAGCTCTTTACGTTATCCACCAATTGATTGTGGAGTACCAGACCAATTCGCACCTGTTGGACAACTACGACTGGATGGTACTGCCCCTCGCCAATCCGGATGGATACGAGTATTCCAGAAATATTGACAGCTACTGGGCTATTACCAGATCCCAAAATAATGAACACTGTTATGGTACGAAACCGAAACTTCAACTTCCTCTGGGGCGAGGGACATCCGGCGTTGAAGGATCCCTGCAGCGATGAATTCGCCGGCAGTGAACCTTTTTCCGCGCCAGAGTCGAGGACAGTGCGCGACATTATGGATGAGCTGGTGGAATCTAATCGTGGATTTA of the Drosophila ananassae strain 14024-0371.13 chromosome 2R, ASM1763931v2, whole genome shotgun sequence genome contains:
- the LOC6506421 gene encoding pupal cuticle protein C1B; amino-acid sequence: MSQFLSLAASLLLLLAPTWAGIIAQPAISYLGTGDEHAVAHTQHNVVRSFDGTVSHYAKSVATPFSQVHKQDTRISNNVYQPTVAKAFSYAPASTPVAIHAEPSNLFTQATPVAPVYHQPAYVQAPAVYHQPTHVEAPAVYHQPAHVQAPAVYHQPAHIPSTVVGHQPAVIHYSPAETVSHMSFDGFGTHYGF
- the LOC6506422 gene encoding metallocarboxypeptidase A-like protein MCYG_01475 isoform X2, which gives rise to MISQSQCFAFIGTGMMWRALFSIALIVGVCGSHMEGPSIRRRELHEPKINLNEYPSYEDIIKFLRDFAWVHRNRIHLRNVGQSYENRTLQVAVISNGDGRPNKKVIFIDAALLGREWLCPITALYVIHQLIVEYQTNSHLLDNYDWMVLPLANPDGYEYSRNIDSYWAITRSQNNEHCYGTKPKLQLPLGRGTSGVEGSLQR